One Setaria viridis chromosome 3, Setaria_viridis_v4.0, whole genome shotgun sequence DNA window includes the following coding sequences:
- the LOC117850827 gene encoding uncharacterized protein: protein MAVTARLRAVVACVVLAAVATAPLPAAGILDPVDFLALQAVRRSLDDMPGSAFFDGWDFTADPCGFPGVFCDGDRVASLALGDPRAGSPGLTGRLDPALGRLSALTELSLVPGRVEGQLPASLASCSNLRFLAVSKNLLSGPIPDGFGALTNLRTLDVSFNQISGAIPPSIAALPSITNLILCHNQLTGGVPAFQDSSPLLRLDLKHNALTGGVPTLPAGLQYLSLSANKLSGTVDQVLPRLTRLNFLDLSMNQLDGPIPPAVFALPLSVLQLQRNFFAGPVQPANDVTIPVVDLSYNRFWGQLSPLLAGVGQLYLNNNRFTGEVPSRLVQELVGSGGLQVLYLQHNFLTGIEISPSSSLPSTVSLCLMYNCMVPPVYAPCPIKAGSQNTRPADQCPEWRG from the coding sequence ATGGCAGTGACCGCGCGGCTCCGCGCCGTCGTGGCGTGCGTCgtcctggcggcggtggcgacggcgccgcTCCCCGCGGCGGGGATCCTCGACCCGGTCGACTTCCTGGCGCTGCAGGCGGTGCGGCGGTCGCTGGACGACATGCCGGGGTCGGCGTTCTTCGACGGCTGGGACTTCACCGCCGACCCCTGCGGGTTCCCCGGCGTGTTCTGCGACGGGGACCGCGTGGCGTCGCTCGCGCTCGGGGACCCGCGGGCCGGGTCGCCGGGGCTGACGGGGCGGCTCGACCCGGCGCTGGGCAGGCTGTCCGCGCTCACCGAGCTCTCGCTCGTGCCGGGGCGCGTCGAGGGGCAGCTCCCGGCGTCGCTCGCGTCGTGCTCGAACCTCCGGTTCCTGGCCGTCAGCAAGAACCTCCTGTCCGGCCCGATACCGGACGGCTTCGGCGCGCTGACCAACCTCCGGACGCTCGACGTCAGCTTCAACCAGATCTCCGGCGCCATCCCGCCGTCCATCGCCGCGCTGCCGTCGATCACCAACCTCATCCTCTGCCACAACCAGCTCACCGGCGGCGTCCCGGCGTTCCAGGACTCGTCCCCGCTGCTCCGGCTGGACCTCAAGCACAACGCCCTCACCGGCGGTGTGCCCACCCTGCCCGCCGGGCTGCAGTACCTCTCGCTGTCGGCCAACAAGCTGAGCGGCACGGTGGACCAGGTGCTGCCACGGCTGACCCGGCTCAACTTCCTCGACCTCAGCATGAACCAGCTGGATGGCCCGATCCCGCCGGCGGTGTTCGCATTGCCCCTCTccgtgctgcagctgcagcgcaACTTCTTCGCGGGGCCCGTGCAGCCGGCGAACGACGTGACGATCCCGGTGGTGGACCTGAGCTACAACCGGTTCTGGGGCCAGCTCTCGCCGCTCCTTGCCGGCGTCGGGCAGCTGTACCTGAACAACAACCGGTTCACCGGCGAGGTCCCGTCGCGGCTGGTGCAGGAGCTGGTGGGCTCCGGCGGCCTGCAGGTGCTCTACCTGCAGCACAACTTCCTGACGGGCATCGAGAtatcgccgtcgtcgtcgctcccctCCACCGTCTCGCTCTGCCTGATGTACAACTGCATGGTGCCACCGGTGTACGCGCCGTGCCCGATCAAGGCCGGGTCGCAAAACACGCGGCCGGCCGACCAGTGCCCCGAGTGGAGGGGCTGA